CAGAACTACTGCCCCGTCAACCGAGGTTGTCCTCGCCAGGTAATAAATGAACAGAAACAGATGATGATAGACCACAAATTaatccatttcttgcacaaatcaaaACTTACTAATCAACTTTCGTgtgttttttgttctttttcctgCAGACTTCTGGTGTAAAGATAGATCAAGTTATATACCAAAATATACAGGGAACATCAGCAACACCGGTCGCTGTCATTTTCGATTGTAGTCCTAGTAATCCTTGCAGAGGCATCAAGTTGCGAGACATAAAGCTCACCTATTTGAATAGGAAAGCACAATCACTTTGCAAGAACATAGGAGGAACTGCAGCGGGAGTCATCATGCCAGAGAGTTGTTTAtaactccttttttttctcccaTAAATTTTTTCTCTTCATTTAGGATCATACGAACACATGAATTCCTGCTTTCAGGGCTTGTTTTAATTCCAACCCCATGTAACTGCTGATTGTAATAAGGAAGCAAGATAACAAGATTTGAATAGATTCTGATATATGATACAAAAAACCACACCATCTGCAGTTCAAAATTTCGAGCGCGTTTTTTGATgatctttctttccatttttttcctgTCTTTATTGACACACCAGTCTTATATATGTGTGCTAATTAGTATATGCTTATTATGCTATACAAGTaattagcaaatgataaaagTTAATTATGTACAAGTTAATTATACCCATTGTAAATATTAACTCACAGCTAGTACAAAGAAACCAATACGATGTCAATTCCCAACGCTATTTAGCTTCTGCTAGTAGAAAATATTTGAGGCAAAGCAGCAGCGGCTACAACCTACAAGATCGGCGGCTATTCCGCCTGACAATGCTCCGCAGTTGCTCCACGTGTCTCGTGGAACTGTATCAGTGCCCCCACTTCTCTTCAGCCTTCACTATGGtgtattaaaaagaaaaacaaaagtaaacctATATATATGGATTTGGGGCAGGGACAGTCATCAGGCGGATCGTTCCTGAGCAGTTCACGGTCAAGTttggaacaaaaaaaattatacagtCCAAATTTCATCTTCTACCTCGTTTTTAACAACATGTGTGGGACTCACAATTTTTTGTGGGTCTAAAATTATACGTTATTGAAAATAAATTACACCATATATAAACAGAGTTACGTTGTATGCAAAATGCACATAATCTTTCATGAATGGTTGCACCTGCAACAGTTCCCGCCCCTggtccctatatatatatatatatatatatatatatatatatatatatatatatatatatatatatatatatatacacacactcacacacacacacacatatacatatgcATTACtccaaaaaaatatgataaaactCTCGTTCACTAATAGATTAGCGTACTAACGGATTAAATGCACGTCATATGTATAAAATTATAGACTTAAATCTAAATTTTGTATAGATATTATGAATCCAAAGTCGTGTACAATATACAGTTGTTAGTGTAGAAAAAAATTGATCCAAAAAATAGAGGGTTGTGACGCGTGATATAGatgtaattttctttttgttttttttcttgctaCACAATTTCAATATTCTTTAGATTAAATAACAAAGTTCGATCCctaagaaaaaaattgatggCTTCttgtatgtaaaaaaaaaaaattaataaataaagtgTATTGTATATTTTTTCAACGCATAAATATGCTTAATTTTACGGTAATATAACCAAGCCGTACTTAAGCGTTTGACTAAATAGAGTATAAGTGTACAATTAAAGCCGTACTTATGAGCTATGAATGAATCCAAGGAAGAACAAATAACATGGCAACCAACgggttcatgcatgcatttacttCCCAAGACCGTAATCTCCATACTTATACACATGGCTTCATAAGTTTCTTTGGCTCTAAAACTATTAATTATTTCTTGTTTAATGTGAATTGAATAAGCCAATTTAGATATAGAATATTCCTTTTGGCATCATCAATCTAATCAGTTAATACTTAGACCCGTTTTTcagattcaaaatgctacagtggtgtttttgaaaaacaaatccaaaaacagctaattcaaATGGAGCCCATGTTTTTGCAAATAATGGAAGAAGTTATGTCCATGGACATGAGAAGAGTACATGCATGGAGTTGAAAGTGGGATTTTTGgttattcttttttctcatATATATGCTGCTAGAATACATTGATTCTAATTTTCAGTGCAAATTACTAATGTTTACTAAGGTTTGCTTCCAATTCTTGAGTCATTTTGAAGGATCCTAAGATTATTTTCCAAAACCTTCTTAGCTATATATGCTTGCATGTATAAGCTTGCCTACCTTGTCATTCATGTCTCAATGAATAAtatgagcttttttttttttttgtgtggttCATTGTAGTTTCCTTATTTCTTCCATTAATCTTGCTTGAAAATAATGTTTCTAGGACCTAGCATCTTGTATGACAGTGCCATTTTTACAGTTTGCAATAAAAAATTAGCATTGACATTGAATTTTGTGGCCATGCCAGAAAGTCATACAATTGATTAATTGAAGATCAAGCtgtaatttaaaattaaatCTTTGACCTTTAAGCAATATTCCCTTTTCATTTTATGTcaaccttttttattttattcttttctttaaatGAGAGGTTTTAAACTCAGGATCTCCGATTTATTTAAACCCTAAACCGCTCAATCCAACCCTCCTCTTCTCTTCGTGTATGTCAACTTAAACGTTAAGTTACTGTTCAAGACTAGAAGTTATAAGCAAGCAATTTTGTATGCCAAAGAGCCATGTGCTAATTCAAACGAAGGAATGATATTTGATCATCAGCTCAATGGAATCTCAAAGTGTTTATCAAGTAACAAACCTGTTGACTTCTAATCCCTAGCCACCACTCATTTCTTGGTACCCATTTGTATAAAGTTTTCTTGTTTCAAAAACCAAATTAAAAAGTTAGAACTAGTATATGAAAATGGTGTGAAAATGCTCTTATGATAGCTTATCACATGGTCACCGTACATATCATAACATGTAGTTGAAGTAGGCCATGACGGACCATGAACAACAATTGACTAATTCCATGATTccaccatcaatcatttgtACATTaacagaagaaaataaaaaaaaaactgccatCTAACTGTTGCCTCAATCCCTTTACCCCAGAAGACAATCTGTATATATATGTAGCACTCATTGCCAAGATCAGAATTGCACAGCTTAACAGTTCACAGAGCCAGAGGCCAGTACGCAAAATGGCTAAGGGCAATAGAGTTTcatccattcttttcctttcttgcgCAACCCTTTTGAGCATAACAAGGGCAGCATCCTTCAATGTGCTCAGTTTTGGAGCAAAACCGGATGGCAGAACTGACTCAACTCAGCCATTCCTTAAGGCCTGGGCGTCAGCTTGTAGGTCGATCCAACCGGCCACTGTTTATGTCCCTCGAGGGCGTTACCTGATAAAGGCAGCAGTGTTTAAAGGACCCTGTAGAAACAGAATCACTGTGAAGATTGATGGGACTCTTGTTGCTCCTGATAACTACTGGGCTCTTGGCAACTCGGGATACTGGCTATTGTTCATTCAGGTCAGTAGGCTTTCGGTCATCGGCGGAACACTGGATGCTAAGGGAGCAGGGTTCTGGGCATGCCGCCAGTCAGGGAAGAACTGCCCAGTTGGAGCAAGGGTATGTATCCTTACCATTTTATTGTCGCTGAATTTCAGTGACAGAAGCATATAGGAAAAAGTGAGAGAGAATCAATAGTTTTCAagtatagtaatttttttttttattttatggatGGAGTCCGGTACCTGGGAATTTGCATAACTCATATTCACGTCTGTAATTGCAGTCTATAACATTCAATTGGGTGAATGATGGGCTGATCAGCGGCTTGACATCAATCAACAGCCAGCTTATGCATGTTGTGGTTAACAGCTGCAAGGATGTAAAAGTTCAAAATGTAAGGATTGTAGCTCCAGACCTGAGCCCAAATACTGACGGCATTCATGTCCAAGGCTCAACAGGCGTTACCGTCACTGGCAGTAGCATTAAAACAGGCGACGACTGCATATCAATTGGTCCAGGAACAAGAAACCTGTGGATGGAAAAGATACAGTGTGGCCCTGGACATGGCGTCAGGTACTCAATTGCAGCATTTAGGTAGACTTCCTAACAAAGGATGTTAGCATGTGCAATTGACTGATACAAAGTGTCTAAATTGCAGCATTGGGAGTTTGGGCAGGGACTTCAATGAAGATGGTGTGCAGAATGTGACACTCACGAATTCGGTGTTCACTGGAGCTGATAATGGATTAAGAATTAAAGCATGGGCAAGGCCAACAACTGCATTTGTTAGCAATATCAACTTTCGAAACATCATCATGAAGAATGTGGATAATCCTATAATCATTGATCAGAATTACTGCCCAAACAACCAAGGATGTCCTCGTCAGGTAATAAGCTAGTAACCATCAATTATGCATCACAGATTATCAATTGACACTAGGAAAATCCTCCACCATCACTTATTCCCTTTGATcatttgcctttttcttttacaGACTTCTGGTGTAAAGATTAATCAAGTCACATACCAAAACATACGAGGCACATCAACTACTCAGGTTGCTGTGATATTTGATTGTAGTCCTAGTAATCCATGCCGAGGTATCAGGCTGCACGACATCAAGCTCACCTATTTGAACAGGAAAGCACAATCATTTTGCAAGAACATCGGAGGGACTACAAAAGGAGTCATAATTCCAGAAAGTTGTTTATAAACAGTTTCAGAGCTCCCTccaactttcttttcttctcttacCAAAGATTTTTGCTCTTTCATTTGGACAGTTAACCGATCGATTCCTGGTTTCCGGGGCTTGTTTTACTTCCTATCCCCTGTAACTATTCATTGTAATCAGGAAGTAAGACTTGGGGGATTTTCACCCTTAACTGTAGTTTAATTAAACAGATCCTGCTGATGCAAGAGTCTATCTGTACGACACTGTGAGGAAATGAATAGTTGTATGTTCCTCTTCTACAGTAATACTCTTAATTCTTGCGCAAGTGCATTGAAATGACAAATTAAAAGACAAAACCAGTAAACTAATGATTAATACATCCCTAAAGAAACGCAGTGATTATCCTGTTTATGCATGCAGTCAAACATTCTATGCTTgttctttattcattttttaacttACCTGATGATATGTGATTCATAGACATGGCCAATTTAGTTCAGCTTCACTTCCAGTGCATAGTTAACGATATGTTTGATTACTTGGTCATGTCTACATTATAGGTGAATGCAAGTAGATAGATGTTCCCGCTTGACCAAATTTTAGGTGATTTTAGAACTTATATGTGGTGGACCACTGCATATTTGCTTGAGGTATTTTCGtcaatgttttgaaactcggaccgttaattgaaccgatGAGATGCTCGGGTCGAAATTCAACCAATCGGGCGGGTTCAATCCtgattcaatgaattttttaaaaaataatttatataaatatatatatgtgcacaaaataagacatgcaataaACTAATTTAAGATTTTACatgatgaaaagtttgatattttgaaagaatttggattttcactaaaaaaattttataagtataagttaaaacaaacaaatttcatCACAATTTCAATTGTATCTGTCAAAAAAATTATCTTAAATCCAATC
This region of Coffea arabica cultivar ET-39 chromosome 3c, Coffea Arabica ET-39 HiFi, whole genome shotgun sequence genomic DNA includes:
- the LOC113736047 gene encoding polygalacturonase-like, whose protein sequence is MAKGNRVSSILFLSCATLLSITRAASFNVLSFGAKPDGRTDSTQPFLKAWASACRSIQPATVYVPRGRYLIKAAVFKGPCRNRITVKIDGTLVAPDNYWALGNSGYWLLFIQVSRLSVIGGTLDAKGAGFWACRQSGKNCPVGARSITFNWVNDGLISGLTSINSQLMHVVVNSCKDVKVQNVRIVAPDLSPNTDGIHVQGSTGVTVTGSSIKTGDDCISIGPGTRNLWMEKIQCGPGHGVSIGSLGRDFNEDGVQNVTLTNSVFTGADNGLRIKAWARPTTAFVSNINFRNIIMKNVDNPIIIDQNYCPNNQGCPRQTSGVKINQVTYQNIRGTSTTQVAVIFDCSPSNPCRGIRLHDIKLTYLNRKAQSFCKNIGGTTKGVIIPESCL